From the Flavimarina sp. Hel_I_48 genome, one window contains:
- a CDS encoding electron transfer flavoprotein subunit beta/FixA family protein, translated as MKILVCISHVPDTTSKINFTENDTQFDTNGVQFVINPNDEFGLTRAMWFKEKQNATIDIINVGGPETEPTLRKALAIGADSAIRINTPAVDGFQVAKELSHVIKNGNYDLIIAGRESIDYNGAMVPGMLASLIGANFVNTCIGLEVEGDTATAVREIDGGKETVTTSLPLVIGGQKGIVEESDLRIPNMRGIMMARKKPLNVVEPQGASAETKVESFDKPAPKGPTKMVDADNLDELIDLLHNEAKAI; from the coding sequence ATGAAAATTCTGGTATGCATTAGCCACGTGCCTGACACCACTTCAAAAATTAATTTTACAGAGAACGATACCCAATTTGACACCAATGGCGTTCAATTTGTGATCAATCCCAATGATGAATTCGGCCTTACCCGGGCCATGTGGTTCAAGGAAAAGCAAAATGCGACAATAGATATTATAAATGTAGGCGGCCCAGAAACCGAACCTACCCTGCGTAAGGCACTCGCGATTGGTGCAGATTCTGCAATACGTATAAATACTCCGGCCGTAGATGGCTTTCAAGTGGCAAAAGAGTTGAGCCACGTCATTAAAAACGGTAATTACGATCTTATTATCGCCGGGAGGGAATCTATAGATTATAATGGTGCAATGGTTCCCGGGATGCTTGCTTCTTTGATAGGGGCAAATTTTGTGAATACCTGCATAGGCCTTGAGGTTGAGGGGGATACCGCTACTGCCGTACGTGAAATAGATGGCGGTAAAGAAACCGTGACAACTTCCCTTCCATTGGTCATCGGTGGTCAAAAAGGTATAGTTGAAGAAAGTGACCTGCGCATACCAAACATGCGTGGAATCATGATGGCTCGGAAAAAACCTCTAAATGTTGTTGAGCCACAAGGCGCTTCCGCGGAAACAAAAGTGGAAAGTTTTGACAAACCAGCTCCTAAAGGACCCACAAAAATGGTTGATGCAGACAATCTTGATGAACTCATTGATTTGCTGCACAATGAGGCAAAAGCGATCTAA
- a CDS encoding electron transfer flavoprotein subunit alpha/FixB family protein — protein MSVLVYTESEEGKFKKTAYEVASYARGIADMLGTTVTAVTINAEETSSLGAYGVNKVLHVKNEKLKQFSASAYASTLEMAAKQEDAKVVVLSSSANARYLAPLLAVALEAGYASNVVALPTSQEPFKVKRTAFTNKAFSHTEITTPVKIISLGKNAFGLKEAETEVQEEDFSPELPENAFNVAVQSVDKAKDKVSIADAEIVVSAGRGLKGPENWEMIEEMADILGAAMACSKPVSDLGWRPHGEHVGQTGKPVAANLYIAVGISGAIQHLAGINSSKTKLVINNDPEAPFFKAADYGIVGDAFEIIPRLNEKLKAFKEQNS, from the coding sequence ATGTCAGTTTTAGTATATACAGAATCAGAAGAAGGAAAGTTTAAGAAAACCGCATACGAAGTGGCGAGTTATGCCCGTGGCATCGCAGATATGTTAGGCACAACGGTAACGGCGGTAACTATCAACGCAGAAGAAACGTCTTCGCTGGGAGCTTATGGTGTGAATAAGGTTTTACACGTTAAGAATGAAAAGTTAAAGCAATTTAGCGCCTCGGCCTATGCCTCAACTTTAGAAATGGCTGCCAAGCAGGAGGATGCGAAAGTTGTAGTATTAAGTTCTTCCGCAAATGCGAGATACCTCGCCCCTTTACTGGCCGTTGCGCTAGAGGCAGGTTATGCTTCAAATGTAGTTGCACTGCCTACTAGCCAGGAACCTTTTAAAGTAAAACGCACAGCTTTTACAAACAAAGCCTTTAGCCATACAGAAATAACTACGCCAGTTAAAATAATCAGTCTTGGCAAGAATGCTTTCGGACTAAAAGAGGCTGAGACCGAGGTTCAGGAAGAAGATTTTTCTCCTGAATTACCAGAAAACGCTTTCAACGTTGCAGTGCAATCCGTAGATAAAGCTAAGGACAAAGTCAGCATCGCTGATGCGGAGATCGTTGTATCTGCTGGTCGTGGCCTTAAAGGTCCAGAAAACTGGGAAATGATCGAGGAAATGGCAGACATTCTGGGTGCCGCGATGGCCTGTTCTAAACCGGTATCAGATTTAGGCTGGAGACCTCATGGAGAGCATGTGGGTCAAACAGGGAAACCGGTAGCTGCTAACTTGTATATTGCAGTTGGTATTTCTGGGGCAATTCAGCACCTTGCAGGTATAAATTCTTCCAAGACGAAATTAGTGATCAACAATGATCCCGAAGCCCCCTTCTTTAAGGCAGCTGATTACGGTATCGTGGGTGATGCTTTTGAAATTATACCCCGGCTCAATGAGAAATTAAAGGCTTTTAAGGAGCAAAATTCCTAG
- a CDS encoding bifunctional nuclease family protein, whose translation MSLVRMNIKGISYSQTQNGAYALILNEIDGERKLPIVIGAFEAQSIAIALEKEIRPPRPLTHDLFKNFADRFDVVIKQVIIHKLVDGVFYSSLICEREGKEETIDARTSDAISLALRFDAPIFTYKNILDKAGIFLKTKEQSETTDEKEDIMVDDLVQETEGSGSKGNFANLPLQELNNMLDKAVAHEDYEAAAKIRDEISKRN comes from the coding sequence ATGAGTTTAGTGCGGATGAACATAAAGGGAATATCGTATAGCCAGACCCAGAACGGGGCCTATGCGCTTATTCTGAACGAAATTGATGGAGAACGGAAACTTCCCATTGTTATAGGTGCTTTTGAAGCCCAGAGTATTGCTATTGCCCTGGAGAAGGAAATCAGGCCACCACGGCCCCTTACCCATGATCTGTTCAAAAATTTTGCAGACCGTTTTGATGTGGTGATCAAGCAGGTCATTATTCACAAGCTTGTGGACGGTGTATTTTATTCCAGCTTAATTTGTGAGCGCGAGGGCAAAGAGGAAACCATTGACGCACGTACGAGTGACGCGATCTCCCTCGCCCTTCGGTTTGATGCACCCATTTTTACCTATAAGAATATACTTGACAAAGCTGGTATTTTCCTAAAAACAAAAGAGCAGTCTGAAACTACAGATGAGAAGGAAGATATTATGGTAGATGACCTTGTTCAGGAAACTGAAGGCTCTGGCTCAAAAGGCAATTTTGCTAATCTTCCCCTTCAGGAACTTAACAACATGCTTGATAAAGCGGTTGCTCATGAGGATTATGAGGCCGCTGCAAAAATAAGGGATGAAATCTCTAAACGTAACTAG
- a CDS encoding NupC/NupG family nucleoside CNT transporter yields MHKLLLALLFTFSFISNSFSQTVQEALPVKQAATLIPNQGFSIDSLWRGVLGMACLLVVTYFLSVNKKAINWKTVGLGLSAQLLLAVGVLKVYYVQVAFEFVGKIFVKILDFTAAGSEFLLGGMMDVNNFGFIFIFQVLPTIIFFSALTSVLFYLGVVQIIVKGLATLLSRLLHISGAESLSVAGNIFLGQTEAPLMIKAYLERMTRSEILLVMIGGMATVAGGVLAAYIGFLGGDDPALRLEFAKHLLAASVMAAPGAIVVSKILYPQQEEIDSRVEVSSEKIGSNILDAIANGTTEGLKLAANVGAMLLVFVAFIAMINYGLNKVGELTYLNSFLAEYTPYTAFSLESILGTVFAPLMWLIGVATEDVMLMGQLLGVKLAASEFVGYIQLAELKNTASGLTFTYEKSVIMATYMLCGFANFASIGIQIGGIGSLAPGQRRTLSEFGIKALIGGTIASLLSATIAGMIIG; encoded by the coding sequence ATGCATAAACTACTACTTGCCCTACTATTTACATTCAGCTTTATATCCAATTCCTTTTCTCAAACGGTACAGGAAGCTTTGCCTGTTAAGCAGGCAGCTACCTTAATCCCCAATCAGGGTTTTTCCATAGACAGTCTGTGGCGCGGCGTCCTTGGTATGGCCTGCCTTCTGGTGGTCACCTATTTTCTAAGCGTAAACAAAAAAGCAATCAACTGGAAAACCGTAGGCCTGGGACTTAGCGCACAACTGCTACTCGCGGTAGGTGTTCTTAAAGTATATTACGTACAGGTAGCCTTTGAATTTGTAGGTAAGATTTTTGTGAAAATCCTGGATTTTACGGCAGCGGGAAGTGAATTTCTGCTTGGTGGAATGATGGATGTAAACAACTTTGGCTTTATATTTATATTTCAGGTATTGCCCACGATCATTTTCTTTTCTGCTTTGACATCGGTATTGTTTTATCTGGGTGTTGTACAGATTATCGTAAAAGGGCTGGCAACACTTTTAAGCCGGTTATTACATATATCTGGAGCAGAAAGCCTATCTGTTGCGGGCAATATATTTTTAGGTCAGACAGAAGCGCCCCTTATGATCAAAGCGTATCTGGAACGTATGACACGTTCTGAAATCCTGCTTGTCATGATAGGCGGCATGGCGACTGTTGCCGGTGGAGTTCTTGCCGCGTATATTGGCTTTCTGGGAGGTGATGACCCGGCCCTGCGACTTGAATTTGCCAAGCATTTGCTTGCTGCATCGGTTATGGCGGCACCCGGGGCAATCGTTGTTTCTAAAATTCTCTATCCGCAGCAGGAGGAAATCGACTCCCGCGTAGAGGTTTCTTCGGAAAAAATTGGCTCTAACATTCTTGATGCCATTGCAAACGGAACGACGGAAGGATTAAAATTAGCGGCAAACGTGGGCGCCATGTTACTTGTGTTTGTAGCATTCATCGCCATGATCAATTATGGGCTGAATAAAGTAGGCGAACTCACCTATTTAAACAGTTTTTTAGCCGAATATACGCCCTATACCGCATTTTCACTGGAGTCTATACTGGGGACTGTTTTTGCTCCGCTTATGTGGTTGATAGGCGTTGCTACCGAAGATGTTATGTTAATGGGCCAACTTCTGGGTGTTAAGCTCGCAGCCAGCGAATTTGTGGGTTACATACAATTGGCCGAATTGAAAAACACGGCAAGCGGACTCACATTTACCTATGAGAAATCTGTGATTATGGCTACGTATATGTTGTGTGGCTTTGCAAATTTTGCATCAATAGGCATACAGATAGGCGGTATAGGATCACTCGCACCAGGTCAACGCAGAACGCTTTCAGAATTCGGTATTAAAGCCTTGATAGGTGGTACGATCGCCTCACTATTATCAGCAACGATCGCTGGAATGATTATAGGTTAA
- a CDS encoding thymidylate synthase: MKQYHDLIKHILEHGTQKGDRTGTGTKSVFGYQMRFDLADGFPLVTTKKLHLKSIIHELLWFLNGETNIKYLQDHKVRIWNEWADENGDLGPVYGRQWRNWNNDEIDQIQEVVDTLKTNPNSRRMLVSAWNPSVMPDTKKTFADNVAQGKAALPPCHAFFQFYVAPPEFPNEKPKLSCQLYQRSADVFLGVPFNIASYALFTMMIAQVCDYAPGDFIHTFGDAHIYSNHMEQVELQLSRDPHSLPTMIINPEVKDIFGFTFDDFTLTNYNPHPHIKGAVAI; encoded by the coding sequence ATGAAACAATATCACGATTTAATAAAGCACATTCTGGAACACGGAACCCAAAAAGGGGATCGTACAGGAACAGGTACAAAAAGTGTTTTTGGTTATCAAATGCGCTTTGATCTCGCCGATGGCTTTCCTCTGGTTACCACAAAGAAATTGCACCTAAAGTCCATTATTCATGAACTTTTATGGTTTTTAAATGGAGAAACGAACATAAAATACCTACAGGATCATAAAGTGCGCATCTGGAATGAGTGGGCAGATGAAAATGGTGATCTGGGCCCTGTTTATGGCCGTCAATGGCGCAACTGGAACAATGATGAAATAGACCAGATCCAGGAGGTGGTAGATACATTAAAAACAAATCCAAACAGTAGGCGCATGCTCGTTAGCGCATGGAATCCCAGTGTCATGCCAGATACGAAAAAGACTTTTGCAGATAACGTGGCACAGGGCAAAGCTGCGCTTCCACCCTGTCACGCCTTCTTTCAGTTTTATGTAGCACCGCCAGAATTTCCAAACGAAAAGCCCAAACTTTCCTGCCAACTTTATCAGCGCAGTGCAGATGTTTTCTTGGGAGTTCCCTTCAATATTGCTTCTTACGCCCTTTTTACGATGATGATCGCACAGGTGTGTGATTATGCGCCGGGAGATTTTATTCACACTTTTGGTGACGCGCATATTTACAGCAATCATATGGAACAGGTGGAGCTACAGTTGTCCAGGGATCCCCATTCCCTACCCACCATGATCATAAATCCTGAAGTAAAAGATATCTTTGGCTTCACTTTTGATGACTTTACATTAACAAATTACAATCCGCATCCACATATCAAGGGTGCCGTTGCCATTTAA
- a CDS encoding energy transducer TonB, with protein sequence MKKLLVLLFLTFTATTFAQDGVSVNGGTMVIKDIAPVWPGCDGSIAKKKACFKQKLAQHIGKNFRFPEGYTPGSVKEKVVVSFVINEKGAPEILEVKGGTAALQNEAKRNILSIPHMTPGQANGKPKAIKYKVPFTF encoded by the coding sequence ATGAAAAAATTACTTGTACTCTTATTCTTGACTTTTACCGCCACAACATTTGCCCAGGACGGTGTTTCTGTAAATGGAGGAACGATGGTCATAAAGGATATAGCACCCGTTTGGCCTGGCTGCGACGGCTCTATTGCAAAAAAGAAAGCCTGTTTTAAGCAAAAACTTGCCCAGCATATAGGTAAAAACTTTAGGTTTCCGGAAGGTTATACACCAGGCAGTGTCAAAGAAAAAGTTGTGGTGAGTTTTGTTATCAATGAAAAAGGCGCACCTGAAATTTTAGAGGTAAAAGGTGGTACCGCAGCCCTTCAAAACGAGGCAAAGCGGAATATTCTTTCTATACCACATATGACTCCCGGCCAGGCTAACGGTAAACCAAAGGCCATTAAATATAAAGTACCCTTTACGTTTTAA